In the genome of Phycisphaerales bacterium, one region contains:
- a CDS encoding heme-binding protein yields MTALLGCLFLGGCATTPPARQPVNTVVATADPEPAPESEMRSPFMFREAELPAGFPPPGPLDEVVIKDYPAYRLARVRATALGRNGTQNGMFRPLFNHIKRNDIAMTAPVEMVYAGSTNQADSMAFLYRWPTLGQPGPDIADARVQVEDRPPLTVLSIAQRGGYNERNFERGLRRLRAYASEHADRLRIVGPPRYMAYNSPFVPGFLKLGEVQLPVERVVDVTRH; encoded by the coding sequence GACACCGCCGGCCCGGCAACCCGTGAACACGGTCGTTGCCACGGCCGATCCAGAACCCGCGCCGGAGTCCGAGATGCGTTCCCCGTTCATGTTCCGCGAGGCCGAACTACCCGCGGGCTTCCCGCCACCCGGTCCACTCGACGAAGTCGTCATCAAGGATTATCCCGCCTACCGCCTCGCACGGGTGCGCGCCACCGCTCTCGGCCGCAACGGCACCCAGAACGGCATGTTCCGACCGCTTTTCAACCACATCAAGCGGAATGACATTGCGATGACCGCCCCGGTCGAAATGGTCTATGCCGGTTCGACCAACCAGGCCGACTCCATGGCATTCCTGTACCGCTGGCCCACTCTTGGCCAGCCCGGCCCCGACATCGCTGACGCCCGCGTACAAGTGGAAGATCGGCCGCCTCTTACTGTGCTCTCCATTGCACAACGCGGTGGCTACAACGAGCGGAACTTCGAGCGCGGTCTGCGGCGGCTGCGCGCGTACGCGTCGGAGCATGCCGACCGGTTGCGCATCGTCGGCCCGCCGCGTTACATGGCATATAACAGTCCATTCGTACCGGGATTCCTCAAGCTGGGTGAGGTGCAATTGCCTGTGGAACGGGTAGTCGACGTCACCCGGCACTGA